The sequence caagcccactataaataggactagccaccaccacagGGGCATCTGAAGTAGATCTGATCCACATCCACACCAGCTCCCTCGAGgttaagaacacctcacctcctacgGCCAGTTCATCCATTGTATTAGTTcgtcctcagcctacaaggcagtccaccacaccacactggattagggtgttACACTACAATGGTGGCTCAAACCagtataaactgttgtgtctctttgtctctttgagcttgacgcgctaggcttaggaggatcttgagtaggcaggctaggtaggttgatatctccgcacgcaccccagagttcaaacctctcaagggtttgcggaacccgtaatccgacatcttggtctttttcttcttcttgctcggatTGGGATCGGATGTTGTCCCAATTTCAAATGCTTCAAGCTTTGACCAATTGGGATCAGATTGGGGGCAAGGATGGAGGACAACGAGGGTCCGGGTGCGGGAAAGgttggagggcggcgggaggaggacgaaGGGTTTGATGGATTTGGCGCAATTTGGGGTGGGTCGGGTTGTCGGGTCCGACGTGACGGACGCGTCCGGACGCCCCATATCCATCCTCGGTCTGCCCGGACGTTTGAGACCCGTTTAAGAAGCCCGTTCAGGTCGAAAAAACGTGATCGAACAATGATCCAGCAGTCCGTCCGAACATATGAGACGGATTTGAGGTGCTCGGCTGTAGATGCCCGGAACTACCGTAAATATGCGGGCCGGCGGCGAAAAGCGCATCTGCTAGTTGTTCCGCCGGTAATCCAAGAAACACGACATGTTTCGATCTAGAAGCGGTAGAACTGCACGTATCACTCGCATGCGAGCAGAGACCAAATTAAGTAGAGCAGTAAAGACGCACCAATTTGCGACTGTGCGTGCCGGCAGATACAACAAACATGCTCTCGCACGCACTCCAACCGCAAAGCCCAATAGCCGCGAGAGCAAAAACTCAAACCAAACTCCACATTTTCGGAGGAGGCGAGCCAAAAGGACACACAGCAGCCACAACCCAATTCCTATTTTTttcctggccgccgccgccgcagctttTGTTTGATTTATATAGTCCACACACGGGGCAGCGCCGAGCAGagctcctcctccatcctcctctGCATCTCCGCCCTCGGCCACAGGAAACAGCGGCAGGCAGGaagacacgcacgcacgcacgcacccatgGCTGCGGACAGCAAGCTGCAGagcccgctgctgccgccgccggccggtagcgagggcggcggcgacgacgaggggcACGGGGCGGCCAGCAAGCGGCTGGAGAGCATCCTGAGTGACGAGTCGGTGCCGTGGGCGCGGCGGATGTGCGCGGCGACGGCGGTGGAGATGCGGATGCTGGTGCGGCTGGCGGCGCCGGCCGTGCTGGTGTACATGATCAACTACCTCATGTCCATGTCCACGCAGATCTTCTCCGGCCACCTCGGCACGCtggagctcgccgccgcctccctcggcaACACCGGCATCCAGGTCTTCGCCTACGGCCTCATGGTACGACCCACGCCCCTTCCTCCTAATACAAGTCCTAGATTAATCATGCACTATTACGCACGGGATTACGCAATCCTCGATGGATTACGCACACGATCGTGCAATCCCCGCCAAGAGACCCGGCAGTGTGATGCGATTTCTCCCCTTTCGTAGAGAAAAAAGAGAGTGCAATTTGTACGGCGTATCATGTCATGTCACATCCGGAGTTCCTTTTCTCTTTTGAAAACATGTCGCGTCGTCACCCTACCTCGTGCCTTCGTACCAATTATTCAATCATCGGTTCCAGCTCGTGTAATTTAAGCTCTCAGATCTCAAAGCCTCTGTGAATTGTCCTCACCGacgtgatagatagatagatacatgACGGCTGATTATGGACTTGTGGAAGGGCGGTAGGTAAGCGAGACACGTAGTCGCCCTCGCTCTAGAATCTACTACTAGATCATCCAACCCAACGGAGCGCACGTGGGAGTGAATGAGGATGCCGCTGCTACCGGTGCATGCTGTGCGCCCTCAATAGGACAGTGCCGACTCAGCCTACTGTATTTATACGTAGTAGCTATTTTGGTGGGCTGCGGAATGAATACAAATAATAATCAAACATGGAGGTTTTTTTTTGGACCTATCAAACATGGAGTTTGAATTGCATTCGAGAATGCGTTCCATACACTTAGCTAAATTTGCATATGATAATGATGCTTCTTGTAGTTGGGTCGATGAACCCCCAGATTTTCTTGTAAACACTCCAGTGAACGGTGTAACTGTTTTATACCAAATCAATAAAGCTAGGCATGATGGCATTCCCTAAAAAAGTTTCTGATTCAGATGCTCTTATTTTTCAGACGTGCTCTCATTTGATTTCAAGTGCTCTTATTTTCCAAAATCAAAATGAACTTCAGGTGCATTTTCCGAAATCGCCGCAAACTGAAACGCCACAGAATATTCACCGGAATTTAACAAAATGAGCTTCAGGTGCATTTTACTTCCTCATATATTCAGAGGAGTGCCACAATCGATGCCTGACCGGCAGCCGCCAGCGTTTGCAGCGCAACCCGGCCGCCGATGAAGTTAAGTGGCCTTGTTTTGTTTGTGTGCTTATTATTGACTACTCCTGAAGGATAGGCTCGGTCCTTCCAGACTGCAGCGTTGGCTTTGCTCCTTTGGACCTTTGGTGCAGCAGGGATGCGATTTCTCCGGCGCATCATGTCATGTCGCATCAGGAGCTCCTTTTTCTCTTTCGAAACAAAAAGTCACGTCAGGAGCTCGTGTCTTCCTACTGCCAATTATTTCGATCCTCCATTCTAGCCTGTGAGTAGTCTCACCTACTTCACGACTGGTTATGGACGCCGGGAGTAGTTCTCACTTCTCACCTATAGAATCTGAGTGGGTAGATCCAACCCAACACACGTGGGAGACATTGCTACCGGCGCACCCTCAATGCTATCGCCCTACACGACTGTTCTGACATTCAAACGCTATCTTTTTCTTatatttttttttttgcggggaggaCAGTGTCTGTCCTCAGCCTACTGTACTCGTAACTAATTTGGTGGGACCTGTAATTGAAAACAATAATTGAACTTTCTAGTTCCAACCTTTCTTTTTCAAATGTTCATTTTAGTTTTTTTTCATTAGCCCCATTCCAGTTAATGTTGGAGGGACCATTCATATGAATTTATAAATGTTTGAACTGTATTTTGGAAGACATTTCATATAGCTTCAGATGCTATTCAAACGCGCTTACTTCCACACATGTGTCCTTCTTTTATTTTCAATGTTGTTTCAGAAACGAGTTCATTGCACTTGACATGTTTTCGATTTATTTCGGTCTAGCCACAAAATTAACTTCAGGTGCATTTTTCTGAAAACACATTCCAGAACTAGTCAAGATGCACGTCGGATCAATTACACAACATTTTCCTAAATTTCAGAAGATCCTCGTATATTCAGACCAAGTGCCACAGTCTAAAATTCAGGAATTTCATACTATACATCATGAAAACATGCCGCAAACAAAAGATACATTTCAGAAAAGTGCCACAAGCTGAAGTATCACTTTTTTTACGGATATTTTTTTCAAATGCATTCCAAGTTCAAAGATACACTTCAGATCTATACACGACCATTTCCCATTTTTAAAAAAGTTGCACATGTATTTACAAAAAGGCAACAAAAACTAAAGCAATTTCAAAtacaaatttgaaatttgaatgcAATTTTGCACTGGATTTCTATCATATTTCTTTCCCAGTGCATAATTGCCGATATATTGTACTTGCATTTGTCAATTATTTCATCCCTATTTGTCAATTCGAGGTTCATTTATATCTGCATTATATAATTATTTCATTCAGGTTTCACAGTTTCAAATACACTCCACATcagtttcacaaaaatcagaaGCATTTTGAAATTACAAAACTAGAATTGTAATTAACCAACTCTGCAACGCTTTGCAGCTTGGCATGGGGAGTGCGGTGGAGACTCTATGTGGGCAGGCGTACGGCGCGAACAAGTTCGACATGCTGGGCATCTACATGCAACGTTCCACTGTCCTGCTCATGGCCACCGGCATCCCGCTCGCCGTCCTCTACGCGTTCTCCCGCCCCATCCTCATCCTCCTCGGCGAGTCCCCCGAGATAGCCAGCGCCGCGGCCATCTTCGTCTACGGCCTCATCCCGCAGATCTTTGCCTACGCCGCCAACTTCCCCATCCAGAAGTTCATGCAGGCGCAGAGCATCATGGCGCCCAGCGCCTACATCTCAACGGCCACGCTCGCCGTCCACCTCGTCCTCAGCTACCTCGTCGTCTACAAGTTTGGGCTGGGGCTTCTGGGCGCCTCGCTCATGCTCAGCATCAGCTGGTGGATTATCGTCATTGGGCAGTTTGTATACATCGTCACCAGCAGCCGGTGCCGCCTCACTTGGACTGGATTCTCCCTCCAGGCGTTCTCCGGCTTGCCTGAGTTTTTCAAGCTGTCCCTTGCCTCCGCTATCATGCTCTGCCTCGAGACTTGGTACTTCCAGATACTGGTGCTCATTGCTGGCCTCCTCAAGGACCCCGAAATGGCTCTCGCATCGCTCTCTGTCTGGTAACTGGTTTTTATTTGAACTTGTCTTTGATTGCCTGTCTGCCCAGATGATGATGCAACTAATCATTCTGTTGTGTTTATGTGTGCTTGCAGCATGACCATTTCAGGATGGGTGTTCATGATCTCAGTTGGATTCAATGCAGCAGCTAGGTAAAGTTGTTAACCGCTTGCAAAGTTTTCACTAGCTTTAACTGCACCAGGTAAAATGAACTGGATTCTTACATGCATGTTTTGCAACACAGCGTGAGGGTGAGCAATGAGCTTGGAGCCGGCAACCCCAAGTCAGCGGCGTTCTCGGTGGTGGTGGTGACGGTGCTGTCGTTCATCTTGGCGGCGATAATCTCGATAGTCATCCTGTTCTTCCGTGACTACATCAGTTACATTTACACGGGGGGCGACGATGTGGCAGCGGCGGTGTCCAAGCTGACGCCTCTCCTGGCGATCACCCTCATCCTCAACGGCATCCAGCCAGTATTATCAGGTAGTATATCAGAACACACAGAGAAGATAAATTTTTTCTGTTCAGTTTTGGGGCTCTCAGCTTTAGACAGAAGCAACCAAAGCATTAAATTCTTTTGGATGCACACTGATGTGGATGTTATGAGCAGGGGTGGCCGTGGGGTGTGGGTGGCAAGCGTTCGTCGCCTACGTCAACGTCGGCTGCTACTACGTCGTCGGCATCCCTCTTGGCTGCCTCCTCGGCTTCTACTTCGACCTTGGTGCGGCGGTAAGGCATCCGTGGATGGTTCTGGATAACCTACCTCACCCTGATCAATCATTCATATCACTTTCTTGACATATAACAGTGGGTGACACAAAATGCAGGGCATATGGAGCGGCATGATTGGAGGCACCTTTATGCAGACCGTGATCCTGGTGTGGGTTACCGTGAGGACCGACTGGAACAAAGAGGTACGCACATGAGATTCCCTCGACCGTCCGTAATAGACATTAGGATCTGCAAGACTGCAATGGATTTCTCTAAACTCTAGCTATGCGAGACCGTGATATTCCAACGGATACATATTCTGAACCAACATTAATACAAATTTACTCCCCCCATCCCACAAATATGAGATTGTTTTTCAAGCTTACATAACTTGAAAAactgtcttatattatgggacagagggagtagttaacaAGCCACACATTGCAGAGTTGAACACCCCAAAAAGACCACCAATACGCCATACTCACATTACAAGATTAGCAGGTGGATGGTGACCTGGTGATTATCTACGAGAAACACACGAAGACTTACCTTCTGATCTGATTGCAGGtggccgaagcgaggaaaagattgAACAAGTGGGAAGGCAACAAGATGCCTCTATTAGCAGGCCAAGAAT comes from Triticum aestivum cultivar Chinese Spring chromosome 5B, IWGSC CS RefSeq v2.1, whole genome shotgun sequence and encodes:
- the LOC123112858 gene encoding protein DETOXIFICATION 40 produces the protein MAADSKLQSPLLPPPAGSEGGGDDEGHGAASKRLESILSDESVPWARRMCAATAVEMRMLVRLAAPAVLVYMINYLMSMSTQIFSGHLGTLELAAASLGNTGIQVFAYGLMLGMGSAVETLCGQAYGANKFDMLGIYMQRSTVLLMATGIPLAVLYAFSRPILILLGESPEIASAAAIFVYGLIPQIFAYAANFPIQKFMQAQSIMAPSAYISTATLAVHLVLSYLVVYKFGLGLLGASLMLSISWWIIVIGQFVYIVTSSRCRLTWTGFSLQAFSGLPEFFKLSLASAIMLCLETWYFQILVLIAGLLKDPEMALASLSVCMTISGWVFMISVGFNAAASVRVSNELGAGNPKSAAFSVVVVTVLSFILAAIISIVILFFRDYISYIYTGGDDVAAAVSKLTPLLAITLILNGIQPVLSGVAVGCGWQAFVAYVNVGCYYVVGIPLGCLLGFYFDLGAAGIWSGMIGGTFMQTVILVWVTVRTDWNKEVAEARKRLNKWEGNKMPLLAGQE